A stretch of the Aegilops tauschii subsp. strangulata cultivar AL8/78 chromosome 4, Aet v6.0, whole genome shotgun sequence genome encodes the following:
- the LOC109786522 gene encoding uncharacterized protein, with protein sequence MAIIKQSLIVLVLLICGAGGSTTPAPAPALLTQDNLCVGISTSNEDLACVANVALGCFAENAVTNEATFTPCFVLAAGRECLAKDKEEPNKEHCIGLEISKQLLRCLGDSAWTCYNSITGYIPPVFIACFQGRALICNPQ encoded by the exons ATGGCCATCATCAAGCAGTCCCTCATTGTCCTAGTGCTGCTCATATGCGGAGCAGGCGGCTCCACCacaccggcgccggcgccggcgctgcTGACGCAGGACAATCTGTGTGTCGGCATAAG CACGTCCAACGAAGACCTGGCCTGCGTCGCCAACGTCGCACTCGGGTGCTTCGCCGAGAATGCCGTCACCAACGAGGCTACCTTCACGCCATGCTTCGTCCTCGCCGCCGGCAGGGAATGCTTGGCCAAGGATAAGGAGGAGCCCAACAAGGAGCACTGCATCGGCCTAGAGATCAGCAAGCAGCTGCTGCGATGCCTTGGAGATAGCGCCTGGACCTGCTACAACAGCATCACGGGGTACATCCCTCCCGTCTTCATCGCGTGCTTCCAAGGCAGAGCCCTCATTTGCAACCCACAGTGA
- the LOC109786528 gene encoding agmatine hydroxycinnamoyltransferase 1-like, whose protein sequence is MKVKIESSKIVKPLYEDGEAPPARWVPLSVFDKVTYGEHVALIFAFRPPNPPNSEVELGLAKALAVYREWAGRIGDGPDGRRSVLLNDAGARFVEATVDAPMAVSLPSGPSPEVRRLHPRIDDGPVELVQVQLTRFSCGSLAVGFAGHHQIADGQATANFLAAWGLATRRLPLSPLPVCDRGTRFAPCDPPLVEFPHREVEYRAPAPNKKCDVAVEDEEEEIGFGAAGHDKVKVHRMHLSKDFVARLKARASSGLPPSRRGYTTFQSVVAHLWRAITASRGLGAGVTTKVRISVNGRTRMRPPVPRDYFGNVVLWAFPRCDAGELVSRPVGHAAELVYRAVADVDDAYFRSFVDFAASSGAMEAEGLVPTADSEQAVLCPDLEVDAWLGINFHSLDFGGGGPFCIMPTYYPMEGSLFLVPSTLGDGSMETYVALFHNHLEEFKRICHKIT, encoded by the coding sequence ATGAAGGTTAAAATCGAGAGCTCCAAGATCGTCAAGCCGTTGTACGAGGACGGCGAGGCGCCGCCGGCGCGGTGGGTGCCGCTCTCCGTCTTCGATAAGGTGACGTACGGGGAGCACGTCGCCCTCATCTTCGCGTTCCGGCCGCCCAACCCGCCCAACAGCGAGGTCGAGCTGGGCCTGGCCAAGGCGCTCGCCGTGTACCGGGAGTGGGCCGGGCGGATCGGCGATGGTCCCGACGGGCGCCGGTCGGTGCTGCTGAACGACGCTGGGGCGCGCTTCGTGGAGGCCACGGTGGACGCGCCGATGGCGGTGTCGCTGCCGTCCGGGCCGTCGCCGGAGGTGAGGCGGCTGCACCCGAGGATCGACGACGGCCCCGTGGAGCTGGTGCAGGTGCAGCTGACCCGCTTCTCCTGTGGCTCGCTGGCCGTGGGCTTCGCGGGGCACCACCAGATCGCCGACGGGCAGGCCACGGCCAACTTCCTGGCGGCGTGGGGCCTCGCTACGCGGCGGCTGCCGCTGTCGCCGCTTCCGGTGTGCGATCGCGGCACCCGGTTCGCGCCCTGCGATCCTCCGCTAGTGGAGTTCCCGCACCGGGAGGTGGAGTACAGGGCTCCGGCACCCAACAAGAAGTGCGACGTCGCTgtggaggacgaggaggaggagatcGGCTTCGGCGCGGCGGGGCACGACAAGGTGAAGGTGCACAGGATGCACCTGAGCAAGGATTTCGTGGCACGGCTCAAGGCGCGGGCCTCGTCGGGGCTCCCGCCGTCGCGGCGCGGCTACACGACGTTCCAGAGCGTGGTGGCGCACCTTTGGCGCGCGATCACCGCGTCGCGCGGCCTGGGCGCCGGCGTGACGACCAAGGTCCGCATCTCCGTGAACGGCCGGACGCGCATGCGCCCGCCGGTGCCGCGCGACTACTTCGGCAACGTGGTCCTGTGGGCGTTCCCGCGCTGCGACGCTGGCGAGCTCGTGTCCCGGCCGGTGGGCCACGCGGCGGAGCTCGTCTACCGCGCCGTGGCGGACGTGGACGACGCCTACTTCCGGTCCTTCGTGGACTTCGCCGCCTCTTCTGGCGCCATGGAGGCCGAGGGGCTGGTCCCGACGGCGGACAGCGAGCAGGCGGTGCTGTGCCCGGACCTAGAGGTGGACGCGTGGCTGGGGATCAACTTCCACAGCCTGGacttcggcggcggcgggcccTTCTGCATCATGCCGACGTACTACCCGATGGAGGGCAGCCTGTTCCTGGTGCCGTCCACCCTAGGCGACGGCAGCATGGAGACCTACGTGGCCCTCTTTCACAACCACCTCGAGGAGTTCAAGAGGATATGCCACAAGATCACCTAG